The proteins below come from a single Thalassotalea ponticola genomic window:
- a CDS encoding M14-type cytosolic carboxypeptidase, whose translation MKLLFRLCYLLCFFQVTADACEAGGIKVNTDFDGASSANLLTECMIDIENQHIRLTFQPENTPINNSPWYAFKISSQQPQNVSVKISIVNGSHRYHPKYSVDGKHWLPLTFTTSDEYLEFKLHSAKHPVWLAAQELITNNDYHLWAKELATHFDIKTSVLGYSVQQRPILKLISDIPQSNKWVILVGRQHPPEVTGAMALFSFAETLLSTSTLAQSFRREHNIMILPNINPDGVALGYWRHNANGVDLNRDWQAFKQPEVKAVDDALSELTTKGHHIVMAVDFHSTHNDIFYTMPHDYGIKQPYLVKNWLNLLDSKYVDFNVIQRPGNNPDRGVFKQYIADTYKVHAITYEMGDHTDRAFIKQFAVDAANTFMQSMLTAQHDQLHLIAKPND comes from the coding sequence ATGAAATTATTGTTTAGACTCTGTTACTTACTGTGTTTTTTTCAGGTAACAGCAGATGCCTGTGAAGCGGGCGGTATTAAGGTAAATACCGACTTTGACGGTGCGAGTTCCGCAAACCTTCTTACTGAGTGTATGATTGATATTGAAAATCAGCATATTCGCCTCACTTTCCAACCTGAAAACACGCCGATTAATAACAGTCCTTGGTATGCCTTTAAAATATCAAGTCAACAACCACAAAACGTAAGTGTCAAAATTTCGATTGTAAATGGTAGCCATCGCTATCATCCTAAGTACAGCGTTGATGGCAAACACTGGCTACCGTTAACATTTACAACGTCAGATGAATACCTTGAGTTTAAGCTTCACTCTGCAAAACACCCCGTATGGTTGGCAGCTCAAGAACTGATAACAAACAACGATTATCACCTCTGGGCAAAAGAACTAGCAACGCATTTTGATATCAAAACAAGCGTGCTTGGTTATTCGGTGCAGCAACGACCAATATTGAAACTGATCAGCGATATACCGCAATCAAATAAATGGGTTATCTTAGTCGGTCGCCAACACCCGCCGGAAGTGACCGGTGCTATGGCATTATTTAGCTTTGCTGAAACGCTGTTATCGACCTCGACTTTGGCACAATCATTTCGTCGTGAACATAACATCATGATTTTGCCAAACATCAATCCAGACGGTGTCGCGCTGGGCTATTGGCGTCATAATGCCAATGGTGTCGATCTTAATCGCGACTGGCAAGCGTTTAAACAACCGGAAGTAAAGGCGGTTGACGATGCCTTGTCAGAACTAACAACCAAAGGCCACCATATCGTTATGGCGGTAGATTTTCACTCCACCCATAACGATATTTTTTATACCATGCCGCACGATTACGGGATTAAACAACCTTATTTAGTTAAAAATTGGCTTAATTTGCTCGACTCAAAGTACGTCGACTTTAATGTTATCCAGCGTCCTGGGAACAATCCTGATCGCGGTGTGTTTAAGCAATATATCGCCGATACCTATAAAGTGCACGCCATTACCTATGAGATGGGTGACCATACTGATAGAGCGTTTATCAAGCAATTTGCTGTTGATGCGGCAAACACCTTTATGCAGAGTATGTTAACGGCACAGCACGATCAGCTACATCTAATAGCCAAACCCAACGACTAA